A stretch of the Triplophysa dalaica isolate WHDGS20190420 chromosome 19, ASM1584641v1, whole genome shotgun sequence genome encodes the following:
- the slc31a2 gene encoding LOW QUALITY PROTEIN: probable low affinity copper uptake protein 2 (The sequence of the model RefSeq protein was modified relative to this genomic sequence to represent the inferred CDS: inserted 2 bases in 2 codons), whose protein sequence is MNMHFEGSTSVTLLFDFWDVHGPAGMVLSVFVVLLLTVFYELLKVWKITLEKPKQSHIAHPSNPVSFTPDHSCLAPVMSCQDGNSALASSPXEISLAPTENTVDIAGSTSTAKSWLYHSXQTAIHMLQVTLGYMLMLCVMSYNIWIFLGVILGSVLGYFLAFPLLKHV, encoded by the exons ATGAAC ATGCACTTTGAAGGATCCACTAGTGTCACTCTCTTGTTTGATTTCTGGGACGTTCATGGGCCTGCAG ggatggtgttgTCAGTGTTTGTGGTTCTGCTGCTCACTGTGTTCTATGAGCTTCTGAAAGTGTGGAAGATCACACTGGAAAAACCAAAACAATCTCACATCGCACATCCCTCCAATCCGGTGTCATTCACGCCTGATCATTCCTGCTTGGCTCCTGTCATGAGTTGTCAAGATGGAAATTCTGCTCTGGCCAGCAGTC CAGAGATCTCATTAGCTCCCACTGAGAATACGGTTGACATTGCTGGTTCCACAAGCACCGCTAAGAG CTGGCTTTATCACA CTCAGACGGCCATACACATGCTGCAGGTGACACTAGGCTACATGCTGATGCTCTGCGTCATGTCCTACAACATTTGGATCTTCCTGGGGGTCATCCTGGGCTCCGTCTTGGGATACTTCCTGGCTTTTCCTCTTCTGAAACATGTCTGA
- the niban2a gene encoding protein Niban 2a, producing MGDVISTNLDEGKREMITARTRAIMKEFGTIYEQQYAVALFNSVRYELEGGGTPQTQLLHRKDPLKNKSIFSGGLFQYLEESKKWRSRFLYVGDTYNIGLYESKAAHERGLQSKGIIKCAGYRALTSMEEYLGLLNNSPSDAKAKAGTAPFLKCPTQYPLILWHPYARHHYFCVMTEKEQNKWHAVFQDCVRHTNNGLSEECKVSTPAFTDALRLYRQAKGHYGTWDMMCGNPPQILASLVMETLHPELQTMIVPRLKGKLQQKQRDWMLISDAVYKQVLSQTQTRYDALVQACEVERPRLDAALRTDMDQIITSKEHVTGKIRALVLPRAEQLLRSNVQPYIHSILEALMEPTSRGFSEVRDILFRELVDVTKNTVNDGSKEKLGEQMEKISMLAFHPVKMQGCYEKMEMLNLEGLQQRFDISSPSVFIQRAQILMRQQMDNAVHTFEQLVRQSAEEHSGEDLCKTLQRSQDRVLKKYDYDSSSVRKKFFREALLQIIIPYMLKQLSPSCSADLPRFKELIFEDFSRFILVENTFEEVVLQSVTKDIMMAVKEAAVQRRHNLYRDSMVLTNSDPNLHLLGDDTIDWAGQFGGVKGERQGGEAGNRRRKQIVSMIHLEGMPPLPYESCLEVPGVDNIPEENEGHDVAAEKPESPKPEPEEHGTLKTNPGSPDSIDQIRHLINPVEEVVVPTSEEDGSQLTNGVLPLEQGDDVQHITTVTETMPRQSPTKGLSVTDETSDLSVTGQSSDTDLLEDQQTISAIESAIQQIVNAVQEDSDGEFPQISSNSSPNHHDDSGFQSPANENVEEGEPQPITVDTEQVMLTMVEGVKMPVC from the exons GACCCTCTGAAAAACAAGTCCATTTTCTCTGGTGGCCTCTTTCAATATCTGGAGGAGAGCAAGAAATGGAGGAGTCGTTTTTTGTACGTGGGCGACACCTACAACATCGGCCTGTACGAGAGCAAGGCA GCACATGAACGAGGTCTCCAAAGCAAAGGCATCATTAAGTGTGCCGGGTATAGAGCCTTGACCTCTATGGAGGAATACTTGGGGCTCTTAAACAACAGCCCGAGTG ATGCAAAGGCCAAAGCCGGGACCGCCCCATTCCTGAAGTGTCCCACACAGTATCCCCTCATCTTGTGGCATCCGTACGCCCGCCATCACTACTTCTGCGTCATGACAGAGAAAGAACAGAATAAGTGGCATGCCGTCTTCCAGGATTGTGTGAGACACACCAACAACG GACTGTCGGAAGAGTGCAAGGTCTCGACGCCAGCGTTCACCGACGCCCTTCGGCTATACAGACAGGCCAAGGGTCACTATGGTACCTGGGACATGATGTGTGGAAATCCGCCACAG ATTCTTGCTAGCCTTGTGATGGAGACCCTGCATCCGGAGCTGCAGACTATGATCGTACCGCGTCTAAAAGGGAAACTACAGCAGAAACAGAGGGACTGGATGCTG ATCTCAGATGCAGTGTACAAACAGGTGCTGTCACAGACTCAAACTCGGTATGACGCTCTGGTGCAGGCGTGTGAGGTGGAGCGCCCCCGCCTGGACGCTGCACTGCGCACCGACATGGACCAAATCATCACATCCAAAGAGCATGTTACAGGAAAGATCCGGG CTTTGGTGTTGCCCCGTGCTGAACAACTTTTGAGAAGCAACGTTCAGCCCTACATCCACTCCATTCTGGAGGCCCTCATGGAGCCCACCAGCAGAGGATTTTCTGAAGTGAGAGACATCCTCTTCCGGGAGCTGGTGGACGTCACCAAGAACACAGTGAATGACGGCAGCAAAGAGAAACTGGGAGAG CAAATGGAGAAGATTTCCATGCTGGCCTTCCACCCTGTGAAAATGCAGGGCTGTTATGAGAAGATGGAGATGTTGAACCTGGAGGGGCTCCAACAAAGATTCGACATTTCCAGCCCGTCTGTGTTCATCCAGAGAGCTCAGATCCTTATGAGACAG CAAATGGACAATGCAGTGCACACGTTTGAACAGCTGGTACGTCAGAGTGCAGAGGAACACAGTGGAGAAGATCTGTGCAAGACCCTGCAACGCTCTCAGGACCGAGTGCTTAAA AAATATGACTATGACAGCAGCTCGGTGAGAAAGAAGTTCTTTAGGGAGGCACTGCTACAGATCATCATACCATACATGCTAAAACAACTCTCTCCATCCTGTTCAGCG GATTTGCCTAGATTCAAAGAGCTCATCTTTGAGGACTTCTCTAGATTTATACTAGTAGAGAACACCTTTGAGGAAGTGGTTCTCCAGTCTGTGACCAAAGATATCATGATGG CGGTAAAAGAGGCTGCAGTTCAGAGAAGACACAACCTGTACAGGGACAGCATGGTTCTGACCAACAGTGACCCCAACCTGCATCTGCTGGGAGACGACACCATCGACTGGGCTGGGCAGTTTGGAGGGGTTAAAGGCGAGAGGCAGGGAGGTGAAGCGGGCAACAGGAGACGCAAACAGATAGTCTCTATGATTCATCTGGAAGGAATGCCTCCACTGCCCTACGAGTCTTGTCTGGAAGTGCCAGGTGTTGATAATATCCCTGAGGAGAACGAAGGACATGATGTGGCAGCAGAGAAGCCAGAATCTCCAAAACCAGAACCGGAGGAACACGGGACCTTGAAAACAAACCCGGGGTCTCCTGACAGCATAGACCAAATCCGTCATCTTATCAACCCTGTGGAAGAGGTCGTCGTCCCTACTTCTGAAGAAGATGGCTCACAGTTAACCAATGGGGTGCTGCCTTTGGAGCAGGGTGATGATGTGCAGCATATCACCACGGTAACCGAAACGATGCCAAGGCAGTCACCTACAAAAGGTTTAAGTGTGACCGATGAAACATCAGACCTGTCAGTGACGGGTCAGAGTTCAGACACCGACCTTTTAGAAGACCAGCAAACCATTTCTGCCATCGAGAGCGCCATTCAACAGATCGTGAACGCCGTTCAGGAAGATTCTGATGGAGAATTCCCCCAAATATCTTCCAACTCCAGCCCAAATCACCATGATGACAGTGGCTTTCAATCTCCAGCCAATGAGAACGTAGAGGAAGGAGAGCCTCAGCCAATCACAGTGGACACAGAGCAGGTGATGTTAACTATGGTGGAGGGAGTGAAAATGCCCGTTTGTTGA